From the genome of Rhodobacteraceae bacterium Araon29, one region includes:
- a CDS encoding flagellar hook-basal body complex protein, producing MINTVKSALNVSSHKISVLSNNIANAGTTAFKRSEATFRDVYLTGGGMAKVSVGQGSLVQTNRSSHNPAELEKTGMSSDVAVNGHGMFILGSINGDGSLRYSRNGSFQIDRNGLLTANDGSPVLTKELQPITVPFEVNGSRLTEFNISQEGDVRGTYGLKMPIDLGRIGLASFDNPSELNQIGDGYYLSNAEAGLYGLFDAKDGGTGTILSGHLEVANVDISEELIGLISAQQSFSAASKALQADSDMVARFTR from the coding sequence ATGATCAACACTGTCAAATCAGCGCTTAATGTGTCCTCACATAAAATTAGTGTCTTATCGAATAATATCGCCAACGCAGGCACCACAGCGTTCAAACGCAGCGAAGCCACATTTCGCGATGTGTATTTGACTGGCGGCGGGATGGCAAAAGTATCTGTTGGTCAGGGCTCTCTGGTTCAAACCAATCGGTCTTCGCATAACCCGGCTGAATTGGAAAAAACTGGCATGTCTTCGGATGTGGCGGTCAATGGTCATGGTATGTTTATTTTAGGAAGCATCAACGGTGATGGATCACTTCGCTATAGCCGCAACGGGTCCTTTCAAATTGATCGTAACGGGCTTTTGACGGCAAACGATGGCAGTCCAGTTCTGACCAAAGAGCTGCAACCGATTACGGTACCTTTTGAAGTCAACGGCAGCCGTTTGACCGAGTTCAATATCAGCCAGGAAGGCGATGTGCGCGGAACCTATGGTCTTAAAATGCCGATTGACCTTGGCCGGATCGGATTGGCAAGCTTTGATAACCCCAGTGAATTGAACCAGATCGGTGACGGGTATTATCTGTCCAATGCCGAGGCGGGTCTTTATGGGCTATTTGATGCCAAAGATGGTGGAACAGGAACCATTTTGTCAGGCCACCTAGAAGTTGCCAATGTTGATATCTCAGAAGAGTTGATCGGACTAATCAGCGCCCAGCAATCCTTTTCCGCTGCGTCCAAAGCACTTCAAGCCGATAGTGATATGGTGGCCCGTTTTACCCGCTAG
- a CDS encoding sigma-70 family RNA polymerase sigma factor — MKSPSYTEKDLDVTNIVRKHEGLVRRIAFRMHAKVSSFVELDDLLQSGLEGLVDAAQKYTSVEGASFENYASIRIKGSILDLIRRSGNLNRSTVQAKQMIESKKAELSKELGRSPTDEEIAKGLNFSMEEYFSWTKLFEANVSESLSQVYDEFSMVFAAPTIEPERLIDSKALRGTLVEALKSLPIQQSRVLQLYYVEELNVYEIAQVLDLSPGRVSQVKSEAFKTLKSTLGAFTTMGD, encoded by the coding sequence TTGAAAAGCCCAAGTTATACGGAAAAAGACCTTGATGTCACCAACATCGTGCGCAAGCACGAAGGTCTGGTGCGCAGAATTGCATTTCGGATGCATGCCAAGGTCTCCAGTTTCGTAGAACTAGATGATTTGCTGCAGTCTGGTCTTGAGGGACTGGTAGATGCCGCACAAAAATATACCTCGGTCGAGGGGGCCTCTTTTGAAAACTATGCCAGTATTCGGATCAAGGGATCGATCCTTGATTTAATCCGGCGCTCGGGAAATTTGAACCGTTCGACGGTTCAAGCCAAGCAAATGATCGAATCCAAAAAGGCTGAACTTTCCAAAGAGCTTGGGCGAAGCCCGACGGATGAGGAAATTGCCAAAGGTTTGAACTTTTCGATGGAAGAATACTTTAGCTGGACAAAACTGTTCGAAGCCAATGTGTCGGAAAGTTTGAGCCAAGTTTATGACGAGTTTTCCATGGTGTTTGCCGCGCCGACGATTGAACCTGAAAGGCTGATCGACAGTAAGGCCCTGCGCGGCACTTTGGTTGAGGCGCTGAAATCACTACCGATCCAACAAAGCCGAGTACTGCAACTTTATTACGTCGAAGAGCTGAATGTTTATGAAATTGCCCAAGTGCTGGACTTATCCCCGGGTCGGGTATCGCAGGTCAAATCCGAAGCCTTTAAAACCCTAAAGTCTACGCTTGGTGCATTTACAACAATGGGTGATTAG
- a CDS encoding sugar kinase has protein sequence MKIAAIGEAMIEMSITGDQAQLGVAGDTLNTAIYLKRAAPQIDVDYITRLGRDGFSKRIKSFITDQSLGTSDIETDEDRGPGLYAITTDHHGERSFFYWRDQSAARRLFQLGNSCSFQSLKDYDAVYLSGITLAILPPSVGLALLEYLNQSAHILAFDSNYRPALWPDQNTAKRLITEFWKRTDLALPSIDDEMLLMQESAEKVTDRFIKNGLSGALKRGAQGPVSLGESVDQTYLPAQKVVDTTAAGDSFNGAYLAAKFSGASQADALVKGHECARNVVQHHGAIAPLV, from the coding sequence ATGAAAATAGCCGCCATCGGTGAAGCGATGATCGAAATGTCCATCACCGGGGATCAGGCCCAGTTGGGTGTGGCGGGCGATACGCTGAATACGGCGATCTATCTCAAACGTGCGGCCCCCCAAATTGATGTTGACTATATCACCAGACTTGGCCGGGACGGGTTTTCCAAGCGTATCAAAAGCTTTATTACGGATCAGTCATTAGGCACCAGCGACATTGAAACCGACGAGGATCGTGGGCCGGGGCTATATGCTATTACAACCGATCATCACGGCGAGCGGTCCTTTTTCTATTGGCGGGATCAATCTGCGGCGCGGCGCTTATTCCAGTTAGGTAATTCTTGTTCTTTTCAGAGCCTTAAAGACTATGACGCCGTATATCTGTCGGGCATAACACTGGCCATTCTGCCGCCATCTGTGGGCTTAGCACTGCTTGAATACCTGAACCAGTCAGCACATATTTTGGCCTTTGACAGCAATTACAGACCCGCACTTTGGCCTGATCAAAACACGGCAAAGCGTTTAATTACAGAGTTTTGGAAGCGCACTGATTTGGCGCTTCCGTCGATTGATGATGAAATGTTATTGATGCAAGAAAGCGCCGAGAAAGTCACGGATCGGTTTATCAAAAACGGTCTTTCAGGGGCCTTGAAACGCGGTGCCCAAGGGCCTGTTTCTCTTGGTGAGTCGGTGGATCAAACCTATCTGCCAGCACAAAAGGTGGTGGATACGACTGCTGCTGGTGACAGTTTTAACGGTGCCTATCTGGCGGCCAAATTTAGCGGCGCATCACAGGCCGACGCGCTGGTAAAAGGCCATGAATGCGCGCGTAATGTAGTGCAGCATCACGGCGCAATCGCTCCTTTGGTGTGA
- a CDS encoding NAD-dependent epimerase/dehydratase family protein, which translates to MTKVLILGGGGMVGQKLAGQLKSDGLSGTSIDDITALDLGFPKNSIAEVKEVVGNLSDKSKLAKLVAQRPDIVYHLAAVVSGEAERDFDKGWQVNMFHMWQLLELLRQENIASDGTYCPKVIFTSSVAVFGGPFPEYISDDFLTAPQTSYGAQKAACELMLSDFSRKGFVDGMSLRLPTICVRPGKPNLAASSFFSGIIREPLNGQQAVLPVADSVRHTHASPRAAAGFLRHAASLQGADIGARRALNLPGVSCTVGDQIEALRRAAGQAAVDLIVPQPDPEIIKIVDTWPKAFDPQLALSLGFSAEQSFDQLIEIYLADDFEP; encoded by the coding sequence ATGACAAAGGTACTTATTTTGGGTGGCGGCGGTATGGTTGGCCAGAAGCTTGCCGGCCAGCTAAAGTCAGATGGATTATCGGGAACATCTATAGACGATATTACGGCCCTAGACCTAGGCTTTCCCAAAAATAGCATTGCCGAGGTCAAAGAGGTTGTTGGTAATCTGTCAGACAAGTCAAAACTGGCAAAACTTGTCGCCCAGCGCCCCGATATTGTTTACCACTTGGCCGCGGTTGTTTCGGGCGAAGCAGAACGGGACTTTGACAAGGGCTGGCAGGTCAATATGTTTCATATGTGGCAGTTGCTAGAGCTGCTTCGGCAAGAAAACATCGCCAGCGACGGGACTTATTGCCCAAAAGTTATTTTCACCTCTTCAGTCGCCGTTTTTGGCGGACCGTTTCCAGAGTATATCAGCGATGATTTTCTCACTGCTCCGCAAACCAGCTATGGTGCGCAAAAGGCGGCTTGTGAGCTCATGCTTTCCGATTTTAGCCGCAAAGGATTTGTCGATGGGATGTCGCTGCGCTTGCCGACCATTTGTGTCCGGCCCGGCAAACCCAATCTGGCGGCCTCTTCGTTTTTTTCCGGAATAATTCGCGAGCCGTTAAATGGCCAACAGGCAGTCTTGCCCGTTGCAGACAGCGTGCGCCATACGCATGCATCCCCGCGCGCTGCCGCAGGGTTTCTGCGCCATGCTGCAAGCCTGCAAGGCGCAGACATCGGGGCTCGGCGCGCTTTGAACCTGCCCGGTGTGAGCTGCACGGTGGGCGATCAAATCGAAGCCCTTAGACGGGCCGCCGGGCAAGCCGCTGTTGATTTGATCGTTCCCCAACCCGATCCAGAGATTATCAAAATTGTCGACACTTGGCCCAAGGCATTTGATCCACAGCTTGCGCTCTCTTTGGGCTTCAGCGCAGAGCAAAGTTTTGATCAGCTCATTGAAATCTATCTTGCGGATGATTTTGAACCCTAA
- a CDS encoding NAD-binding protein, with translation MQEPKNIAFLGTGLMGFPMAKNILKSGHNVTVWNRSSGKAGPLIEFGAKIAATPTEAIEGAQVIITMLSDGAAVQEILERDKLKASLVRNSIWIDMSSAKPADARTQALILKPHGIDHLDAPVSGGTKGAESARLAIMVGGQATVFKSVNTVLCAMGRPVHVGPSGAGQLAKLANQAIVGVTIGAVAEAMLMLEAGGANPASVRDALRGGFADGTILQQHGARMTDGNFTPGGPSKLQLKDLNNVLSEAKDLGLTLPVTEHIRDRFKYFVDQMQGENLDHSGLFLELKAQNGLNE, from the coding sequence ATGCAAGAACCCAAAAATATTGCCTTTCTCGGAACCGGCTTGATGGGCTTTCCCATGGCAAAAAATATATTGAAAAGCGGCCATAACGTTACGGTCTGGAACCGCAGCTCTGGCAAAGCCGGACCGCTAATTGAATTTGGAGCGAAAATTGCCGCGACCCCAACTGAGGCGATAGAAGGCGCTCAGGTTATTATCACGATGCTGTCCGATGGTGCGGCTGTGCAAGAGATATTAGAGCGTGACAAACTAAAGGCATCTCTGGTGCGGAATTCTATTTGGATCGACATGTCGAGCGCAAAACCCGCGGATGCCCGCACTCAGGCCTTAATCCTCAAACCACATGGCATTGACCATCTGGATGCACCGGTATCGGGGGGCACCAAGGGCGCCGAAAGCGCAAGACTTGCGATCATGGTTGGTGGTCAAGCTACTGTATTTAAGAGTGTAAACACTGTCCTGTGCGCAATGGGACGGCCGGTTCATGTTGGCCCTTCCGGAGCCGGGCAATTGGCAAAACTGGCCAATCAAGCGATTGTTGGCGTGACCATTGGTGCGGTGGCCGAGGCAATGCTCATGCTGGAAGCAGGCGGTGCAAACCCTGCATCGGTTCGCGATGCTCTGCGCGGCGGGTTCGCTGATGGGACGATTTTGCAGCAACATGGCGCGCGTATGACCGATGGGAACTTTACGCCGGGCGGGCCTTCAAAATTGCAGCTCAAAGACCTTAACAATGTACTTTCAGAGGCAAAAGATCTTGGCTTAACGCTGCCGGTCACAGAACACATACGTGACCGGTTCAAGTATTTTGTTGATCAGATGCAGGGCGAAAATCTAGACCACTCTGGTTTGTTTTTGGAGCTAAAAGCACAAAATGGTTTAAACGAATGA
- a CDS encoding H-NS histone family protein has product MKPDLETYTLQELTSLKKDVEAAINSFNARALAHARQELEKTAKSMGYKLDEIIEMRKPRAKVAPKYRNSDEPGQTWTGRGRTPKWVEYALENGKALEDLKI; this is encoded by the coding sequence ATGAAACCTGACTTGGAAACATACACTTTACAAGAACTAACCTCCTTAAAAAAAGATGTCGAAGCTGCCATAAATTCGTTTAATGCGCGCGCTTTGGCACATGCCCGTCAAGAATTAGAAAAAACTGCAAAGTCAATGGGCTACAAACTTGATGAAATCATCGAAATGCGCAAGCCACGTGCTAAAGTTGCGCCAAAATATCGTAATTCAGACGAACCTGGGCAAACTTGGACAGGTCGGGGCCGCACACCCAAGTGGGTTGAATACGCACTTGAGAATGGAAAAGCGCTAGAAGATCTTAAAATCTAA
- a CDS encoding DUF2219 family protein encodes MKLLFVLALGLSLLLGFSTEQLAAEDLTEDKQKKHYIGYGRLITNDVFGDGKDRWRTGSFSSSRIWGPKWLGQLPHEFTEVIEVRFLGEIIAPSDLSGKGGIDRPFVGHLGFGLHSHFQRKGLEYSVGVGASVLGKQTGLDKFQSDFHKALNEKVASELVLSSQIGDQVLFGPLVEVAKTVPGGDEVHIRPFFEAYSTAETLARLGADIYFGNGFSNSLYIRDQVTGQRYRTIGASEEKFGFSIGGDIGHVSKSAFFDGAESTMLHRRLRFRTGLHWGQNSKQGFAGLTWLSKEFSGQPKGQILGSVRFILKF; translated from the coding sequence ATGAAATTATTATTTGTTCTAGCTTTGGGGCTTTCACTCCTGTTGGGTTTTTCTACTGAGCAATTAGCCGCAGAGGACTTGACCGAAGACAAACAGAAAAAGCACTATATTGGTTATGGCCGGTTGATTACAAACGATGTGTTCGGGGATGGCAAAGACCGATGGCGAACCGGGTCATTTAGCTCAAGCCGTATTTGGGGGCCAAAATGGCTTGGTCAACTGCCTCACGAATTTACTGAGGTAATTGAAGTCCGATTTCTGGGCGAGATAATAGCGCCCTCAGACTTAAGTGGAAAAGGTGGTATCGATAGACCTTTTGTTGGTCATTTGGGCTTCGGCCTGCACAGTCATTTTCAACGCAAAGGGCTAGAGTATAGCGTTGGCGTTGGGGCGTCTGTTTTGGGTAAGCAAACCGGGCTAGATAAATTCCAAAGCGATTTTCACAAAGCTTTGAATGAGAAAGTAGCATCGGAGTTAGTGCTATCGAGCCAGATCGGCGATCAGGTGCTATTTGGGCCGCTTGTGGAAGTTGCCAAAACTGTCCCTGGGGGCGATGAGGTACATATTAGGCCCTTCTTTGAAGCTTATTCAACAGCGGAAACGCTTGCACGCCTGGGAGCGGATATTTATTTTGGAAATGGATTTTCAAACTCATTATATATACGAGATCAAGTGACTGGTCAGCGATATAGAACCATTGGGGCGAGTGAAGAAAAATTTGGTTTTTCTATTGGTGGCGATATTGGCCACGTCTCAAAAAGCGCATTTTTTGATGGTGCAGAATCGACTATGCTTCATCGTCGATTGAGGTTTCGCACTGGTTTGCATTGGGGTCAGAATTCCAAACAGGGCTTTGCAGGGCTAACTTGGCTCAGCAAAGAGTTTTCCGGACAACCCAAAGGCCAAATACTGGGTTCGGTTCGGTTTATTTTAAAGTTTTAA
- a CDS encoding redoxin domain-containing protein → MRAISLIILYTALIAGANGTLAENTNVFALNELRKGDMQKLVLHAAPKRVSDISFLTESGAKKSLDDYSGRYVLVNFWATWCAPCRAEMPSLSALQSRLGTDNFKVLTIATGRNTPAAMNKFFAEIEVQNLPTYRDPKQKLARDMAVLGLPASILISPDGHEIGRLLGDANWSDAAALTLLSNWTKQK, encoded by the coding sequence ATGCGCGCTATTTCTTTAATCATTCTTTATACTGCTCTGATTGCAGGTGCAAACGGCACTTTGGCAGAAAACACTAACGTTTTCGCGCTCAATGAACTGCGTAAGGGCGACATGCAAAAGCTGGTGCTTCATGCTGCGCCCAAACGAGTTTCTGATATTTCGTTTTTGACCGAGAGCGGTGCGAAAAAATCGCTGGATGATTACAGTGGACGTTATGTTTTGGTGAATTTCTGGGCTACTTGGTGCGCACCCTGCCGCGCTGAAATGCCAAGCCTTTCTGCATTGCAATCGCGCCTTGGCACAGATAATTTTAAGGTTCTGACCATTGCTACCGGCCGTAATACGCCAGCGGCAATGAATAAGTTCTTTGCAGAAATTGAGGTTCAAAACCTGCCAACGTACCGCGACCCAAAACAAAAATTGGCGCGCGACATGGCAGTGCTTGGACTGCCCGCGAGTATTTTAATTTCACCTGATGGGCATGAAATTGGTCGACTGCTTGGGGATGCTAATTGGTCAGATGCTGCCGCGCTTACTCTTCTGTCGAATTGGACTAAACAGAAGTAA
- the argH gene encoding argininosuccinate lyase yields the protein MSNKSSNQMWGGRFAAGPDAIMEAINASIGFDQRLAAQDIAGSQAHAAMLAAQDIISDSDAEAIRKGLFTVLSEIQSGEFQFSTALEDIHMNVEARLKEIIGDPAGRLHTARSRNDQVATDFRLWVRDQLDAADQALTSLISALLTQAEAGADWVMPGFTHLQTAQPVTWGHHMMAYVEMFARDLGRVRDARARMNECPLGAAALAGTSFPIDRNHTAKALGFDRPSANSLDAVSDRDFALEFLSVASICAMHLSRFAEELVIWSSAQFRFVSLSDRFSTGSSIMPQKKNPDAAELIRAKVGRIFGAHVALMMVMKGLPLAYSKDMQEDKEQVFDAADHLILALAAMDGMVRDMQANQEALAAAAGSGFSTATDLADWLVRTLNMPFRDAHHVTGALVALAEKRGCDLPELSIADMQSVHSAITEDVFSVLGVENSVASRVSFGGTAPEQVRAQVSKWKGRLAI from the coding sequence ATGTCAAACAAGTCCTCGAACCAGATGTGGGGTGGCCGTTTCGCCGCTGGTCCGGATGCCATTATGGAAGCAATTAATGCGTCCATTGGATTTGACCAGCGTCTGGCGGCACAAGATATTGCCGGATCGCAGGCCCACGCCGCAATGCTTGCAGCACAGGATATCATCTCAGATAGCGATGCCGAAGCAATAAGGAAAGGCCTGTTCACGGTCTTGTCAGAAATCCAAAGCGGTGAATTTCAGTTTTCCACCGCGCTTGAGGACATTCATATGAACGTCGAAGCGCGGTTGAAAGAAATTATAGGCGACCCGGCAGGGAGGCTACATACAGCGCGCTCGCGCAATGATCAGGTGGCCACTGATTTCCGGCTGTGGGTGCGCGATCAACTCGATGCTGCTGATCAGGCACTTACCTCCCTGATTTCGGCGCTATTGACCCAAGCCGAAGCCGGCGCGGACTGGGTGATGCCCGGGTTTACCCACCTGCAAACGGCCCAACCCGTGACTTGGGGGCATCACATGATGGCCTATGTCGAAATGTTTGCCCGGGATCTTGGGCGGGTTCGCGATGCGCGTGCGCGGATGAATGAGTGCCCGCTCGGGGCGGCCGCGCTTGCAGGAACGTCGTTTCCAATTGACCGGAACCATACTGCAAAGGCGCTTGGTTTTGACCGGCCCTCAGCCAATTCTCTGGATGCGGTCAGCGACCGCGACTTTGCGCTGGAATTTCTCAGTGTTGCATCTATTTGCGCGATGCATCTTAGTCGGTTTGCAGAAGAGTTGGTGATTTGGTCCTCGGCGCAATTTCGTTTCGTTTCTTTGTCGGACAGGTTTTCGACAGGGTCCTCGATCATGCCGCAAAAGAAAAACCCCGATGCAGCAGAGTTAATTCGCGCCAAAGTTGGGCGGATTTTCGGGGCCCATGTTGCGTTGATGATGGTGATGAAAGGCTTGCCGCTTGCCTATTCCAAGGACATGCAAGAGGACAAAGAACAGGTGTTTGATGCGGCCGACCATTTGATTTTGGCTCTTGCCGCAATGGACGGCATGGTGCGCGATATGCAGGCTAATCAAGAGGCTTTGGCCGCAGCTGCCGGATCTGGGTTTTCCACCGCCACCGACCTTGCAGATTGGTTGGTGCGAACCTTGAATATGCCGTTTCGCGATGCCCATCATGTGACCGGCGCATTGGTGGCTTTGGCTGAAAAACGCGGCTGTGATCTGCCAGAGCTTAGCATTGCAGATATGCAATCGGTTCACAGCGCAATAACCGAAGATGTATTTTCGGTACTTGGTGTTGAAAACTCGGTTGCATCGCGGGTATCTTTCGGTGGCACCGCACCAGAGCAGGTGCGCGCCCAAGTTTCAAAGTGGAAAGGTAGGCTTGCGATATGA
- a CDS encoding aminotransferase class I/II-fold pyridoxal phosphate-dependent enzyme: protein MSELRFSKGIARLGTESAFIVLARAQKLAAEGKDIINLGIGQPDFRTPDHIVQAGIKALQDGHHGYTPANGLPQLRTAVAEDLAVRHGADVNPDNVIVVPGGKPTMFFAVLMFGEPGAEIIYPNPGFPIYESVIRYSGAKAVPMALSEQNGFAFDADTVLSQINERTRLIIINSPANPTGGVTPKEQIDKLVAGLRQHPHVAILSDEIYSEMLYDGRTHVSLLNYPEIRDRLIVLDGWSKTYAMTGWRMGYAVWPDVMVDPVTRLCINDHSCVNASAQFAGLAALTGPKDAVHQMVAEFDSRRRIIVDALNDLPGVRCTDAAGAFYAFPNITGTGLSAKDAQDLFLEQAGVAVIAGTSFGVHGEGFIRFSYANSIENIERAIDRIRPLLG, encoded by the coding sequence ATGTCAGAGCTAAGGTTTTCCAAAGGTATTGCCCGTCTGGGCACTGAGTCTGCCTTTATCGTTCTGGCGCGCGCCCAGAAATTGGCCGCAGAGGGCAAGGACATTATCAATCTGGGGATTGGCCAGCCGGATTTTCGCACCCCTGACCATATTGTGCAGGCTGGCATCAAAGCGCTGCAGGACGGTCATCATGGCTATACGCCGGCCAATGGATTGCCCCAACTCAGAACTGCGGTGGCCGAAGATCTTGCGGTGCGGCATGGCGCGGATGTCAACCCAGACAATGTTATTGTGGTGCCCGGCGGAAAGCCGACGATGTTTTTCGCTGTTTTGATGTTTGGCGAACCGGGCGCGGAAATTATCTATCCCAATCCAGGCTTTCCTATTTATGAATCCGTTATCCGTTACAGCGGCGCCAAAGCTGTTCCAATGGCCTTGAGCGAGCAAAATGGGTTTGCATTCGATGCAGATACGGTGCTGTCGCAAATAAATGAACGGACCCGGTTAATCATTATTAACAGCCCTGCCAACCCAACGGGCGGCGTGACGCCAAAGGAACAGATCGATAAATTGGTGGCCGGTTTGCGCCAGCATCCGCATGTGGCCATTCTGTCGGATGAAATTTATAGCGAAATGCTATATGATGGGCGTACGCATGTGAGCCTGCTGAATTATCCCGAAATACGCGACCGGTTGATTGTGCTGGATGGATGGTCAAAAACCTATGCGATGACCGGTTGGCGGATGGGTTATGCGGTCTGGCCTGATGTCATGGTCGATCCGGTAACGCGTCTGTGTATTAATGACCATTCATGCGTTAATGCCTCGGCGCAATTTGCCGGCCTTGCGGCGTTGACCGGACCTAAGGATGCCGTGCATCAAATGGTTGCCGAGTTTGACAGCCGGCGGCGGATTATTGTGGACGCTCTGAATGATTTGCCGGGGGTTCGCTGCACTGATGCCGCTGGTGCGTTTTATGCTTTCCCCAATATCACTGGCACTGGGTTAAGCGCCAAAGACGCGCAGGATCTGTTTTTGGAACAGGCTGGTGTGGCCGTAATTGCCGGCACCAGCTTTGGGGTTCATGGAGAGGGATTTATCCGGTTTTCCTATGCGAACAGCATAGAAAATATCGAACGTGCAATTGACCGTATTCGACCACTTTTGGGCTAA
- the lysA gene encoding diaminopimelate decarboxylase, translating to MDHFLYRDGMLHAEDVAIQDIAAQVGTPFYVYSTATLTRHFKLFDEALDGLDHLVCFAMKAASNQAILKTLANLGAGMDVVSGGEYLRARAAGVSGERIVFSGVGKTRGEMLQALQGGVRQFNVESEPELQILNEVALSVGQIAPITIRVNPDVDPKTHEKIATGKAENKFGIPISRAREIYAKAAKLKGLDVVGIDVHIGSQLTELEPFVTAYRKVAELTATLRADGHDIRRLDLGGGLGIPYTQSNEPPPLPTDYGAMVKRELGHLGCEIEIEPGRLIAGNAGLLVSSVVYVKSGEDRRFLILDAAMNDLVRPAMYDAFHDIIPVVEPVPGSERAVYDIVGPVCESGDTFAKGRSLVAQNQDDLVAFRSAGAYGAVMASEYNTRPLIPEVLVNGDQFAVIRARPSYDEIINRDNLPYWL from the coding sequence ATGGATCATTTTCTTTATCGCGATGGCATGCTGCATGCAGAAGATGTAGCAATTCAGGACATTGCCGCGCAGGTGGGCACACCGTTTTATGTCTATTCAACCGCCACGCTGACCCGCCATTTCAAACTTTTTGATGAGGCCCTTGATGGCTTGGATCATCTGGTTTGTTTTGCGATGAAAGCGGCCTCAAATCAGGCCATCCTGAAAACCTTGGCGAATCTTGGTGCTGGCATGGATGTGGTCTCGGGGGGCGAGTATTTGCGCGCCCGCGCTGCCGGTGTGTCGGGTGAGCGGATTGTCTTTTCCGGCGTTGGTAAAACACGGGGCGAAATGCTTCAGGCTTTGCAGGGTGGAGTGCGCCAGTTCAACGTTGAAAGCGAGCCGGAATTACAGATATTAAACGAGGTCGCTTTATCAGTGGGTCAGATTGCCCCCATCACGATCCGGGTCAATCCAGATGTTGATCCCAAAACTCATGAAAAAATCGCTACCGGAAAAGCAGAGAACAAATTTGGCATTCCGATCTCAAGAGCACGTGAGATTTATGCCAAAGCGGCGAAATTGAAAGGCTTAGATGTCGTGGGCATTGATGTTCACATCGGCAGCCAGTTGACTGAATTAGAGCCCTTTGTGACTGCATACCGCAAAGTGGCGGAGCTGACAGCCACATTGCGCGCCGACGGGCATGACATCCGTCGGCTTGATTTGGGTGGAGGATTGGGCATCCCTTATACGCAGTCAAATGAACCGCCGCCGTTGCCTACTGATTATGGTGCAATGGTAAAACGCGAACTGGGCCATTTGGGCTGTGAAATTGAAATTGAACCGGGCCGGTTGATTGCTGGCAATGCAGGGCTTTTGGTCAGCTCGGTGGTTTATGTAAAATCGGGTGAAGACCGCCGGTTTTTAATTTTGGATGCGGCCATGAACGATCTTGTGCGCCCGGCGATGTATGATGCATTTCATGATATTATCCCTGTTGTAGAACCTGTCCCGGGCTCAGAACGAGCAGTTTATGATATTGTCGGGCCGGTCTGTGAAAGCGGTGATACATTTGCCAAAGGCCGCAGCCTAGTGGCGCAAAACCAAGATGATCTTGTGGCCTTTCGCTCGGCGGGCGCTTATGGCGCTGTTATGGCCAGCGAATATAATACCAGACCCTTGATACCCGAGGTCTTGGTGAATGGGGATCAATTTGCAGTTATACGAGCCCGTCCAAGCTATGACGAAATCATAAATCGTGATAATTTGCCCTACTGGCTTTAA
- a CDS encoding ATP-binding cassette domain-containing protein, with protein MIDLENVAYTYSGGELLSEMTLSIASGAFYFLTGPSGSGKTTFLKMCYGALVPTAGNITIFGQDLRAMTRDDIALTRRRIGVVHQDCQFLDHLNVVDNIALPLAAAGQDSLADGANLKELLNWVGLGHRADALPPELSGGERQRAALARAVIMSPDIILADEPTGNVDWEMSQRLLQLLVELNRMGKTVVIASHDLSLIRAAKTEVQARILRIYNKRVQLAGANL; from the coding sequence TTGATAGATTTGGAAAATGTGGCCTACACATATAGTGGAGGCGAGCTGTTATCAGAAATGACGCTGTCGATCGCGTCAGGGGCTTTTTATTTTCTCACGGGTCCATCAGGGTCTGGTAAAACCACCTTTCTTAAAATGTGTTACGGGGCACTGGTTCCCACCGCTGGCAATATCACCATCTTTGGTCAGGACCTGCGGGCTATGACCAGAGATGACATTGCGCTCACGCGTCGCCGCATCGGGGTTGTGCATCAAGATTGCCAGTTTCTAGATCACTTGAATGTGGTGGATAATATCGCCCTGCCATTGGCGGCAGCAGGCCAGGATAGCTTGGCAGACGGCGCCAACCTCAAAGAACTGCTGAACTGGGTCGGTCTTGGTCACCGCGCCGATGCGCTGCCCCCTGAATTATCGGGCGGCGAGCGGCAAAGGGCGGCACTTGCGCGGGCGGTGATTATGTCGCCGGATATTATTCTGGCCGATGAGCCCACCGGAAATGTCGATTGGGAAATGTCACAGCGGCTTTTGCAATTACTAGTCGAACTTAACCGCATGGGAAAAACCGTTGTCATTGCCAGCCATGATCTAAGCCTGATACGCGCCGCCAAAACCGAAGTTCAGGCGCGTATTTTGCGTATTTACAACAAACGTGTGCAATTGGCCGGAGCCAACCTGTGA